From a single Apium graveolens cultivar Ventura chromosome 2, ASM990537v1, whole genome shotgun sequence genomic region:
- the LOC141684403 gene encoding putative nucleoredoxin 1-2 encodes MQPRKNRVQDRTNINPGLKQKNKLEDSIWSIEPITLKVKAGDEVILEDILVSPEYIVTKGYLVKELQEWYTDKYVCIFMLSMSSALAKSTVLDTIMLRDVQHQIESSGAKFKVICVPTHFQADLEKEHSDDDEYIFNPYQHHLNLKFYTPFEDIHIDNHECLNQIASTLGLPKDHETTYVILSPMNSYCRKVVSIFDSDFIKWHGAEAYPFTIEKIQQLARESGKHDLGTLLCRPGRDFVISNDCTKVPISELQQKIVCLLFYEDNLECRKRTEELKQVYELHKNFEVVVVFPVSFGQHAIIQSGRFNKWKRELEFWKVFGDMPWLAIPFEDPKCRQLWRVFMRTKQCNDSNASNLFIIHSKEKYFEENGFQVLKETGFTNYPFIGVEVVPSAIAIRGKKLSSILEPNIELLHARDLDDAKGGLEKFKVCKLFGAPVVFLFVRASGCSEFLSRLQYYHLVASWTIDKFEVVYIPMNESAHDIASHWMLTSGSAEFKEKHLIPLFPHFFKEEITQNAEKEFTLALVTFGSFGHYFDQGITYSNSYEAAYELFLKTFPFRYDEEKENCEDVFSATRPKYFLLNSENEKKDI; translated from the exons ATGCAGCCGCGGAAGAATAGAGTACAAGATAGAACCAACATTAATCCTGGGTTGAAGCAAAAGAACAAGCTAGAGGATTCAATCTGGTCTATAGAGCCGATTACTCTCAAAGTAAAAGCCGGAGATGAGGTTATTCTGGAAGATATTCTGGTATCCCCGGAATACATAGTCACCAAAGGTTATCTCGTCAAG GAGTTGCAGGAATGGTATACTGATAAATACGTGTGCATTTTTATGCTCTCTATGTCTTCTGCTCTTGCGAAATCCACTGTTCTTGATACTATCATGTTGAGGGACGTTCAACATCAAATTGAGTCTTCCGGTGCCAAATTTAAGGTTATTTGTGTGCCTACACATTTTCAAGCTGATCTTGAGAAAGAACATTCAGATGATGATGAGTACATCTTCAATCCGTACCAGCATCatttaaatttgaaattttacACACCGTTCGAGGATATCCATATCGATAATCATGAATGCTTGAATCAAATAGCGAGTACTCTTGGTCTCCCGAAAGATCATGAAACAACCTATGTTATCCTTAGTCCTATGAATAGTTACTGCAGAAAAGTTGTGAGTATATTTGACAGTGACTTTATCAAGTGGCATGGAGCCGAAGCTTATCCCTTTACCATAGAAAAGATCCAACAATTGGCGCGCGAAAGTGGCAAACATGACTTGGGCACCCTTTTGTGCAGGCCAGGTCGTGATTTTGTGATCTCAAATGATTGCACAAAG GTACCTATTTCCGAACTGCAGCAGAAGATTGTCTGCCTCTTATTTTATGAAGATAATTTAGAGTGCAGAAAGCGGACGGAGGAACTGAAGCAGGTTTATGAACTGCACAAAAATTTTGAGGTGGTGGTTGTGTTCCCTGTTTCTTTTGGGCAGCATGCCATTATTCAATCGGGCAGATTCAATAAATGGAAACGCGAGTTAGAATTCTGGAAGGTGTTCGGCGACATGCCATGGTTGGCAATCCCTTTTGAAGATCCCAAATGTAGGCAGTTGTGGCGAGTCTTTATGCGCACAAAACAGTGCAATGATTCTAATGCATCAAACTTGTTCATAATTCACTCTAAAGAAAAGTACTTCGAGGAAAATGGATTTCAGGTCCTAAAGGAAACTGGATTCACAAATTATCCTTTTATTGGGGTGGAGGTTGTACCGAGTGCAATTGCAATAAGAGGGAAGAAATTGTCGTCTATTTTAGAACCAAATATTGAGCTACTTCATGCTAGGGATTTGGATGATGCTAAAGGAGGACTG GAGAAATTTAAAGTCTGCAAACTCTTTGGGGCTCCAGTTGTGTTCCTATTTGTACGAGCTTCAGGATGTAGTGAATTTCTATCCAGATTACAgtattatcatttagttgcaagTTGGACTATTGATAAGTTTGAGGTAGTCTACATTCCAATGAATGAATCTGCCCATGACATTGCCTCTCATTGGATGCTGACTAGCGGTTCTGCAGAATTCAAGGAGAAGCACTTGATTCCGCTCTTTCCTCATTTTTTCAAGGAAGAAATTACTCAAAATGCTGAAAAAGAATTCACTCTGGCGCTGGTGACTTTTGGATCGTTTGGACATTATTTTGATCAAGGAATTACTTATAGCAACAGTTACGAAGCAGCATATGAGCTGTTTTTGAAGACCTTTCCATTTAGGTACGACGAGGAGAAGGAAAACTGTGAAGACGTATTTAGTGCAACCCGTCCTAAATATTTTCTATTGAACAGCGAAAATGAGAAAAAAGACATATGA